The Flavipsychrobacter sp. genome contains the following window.
CCTAAGTGTTATTAGTGTAATGGAAAAACATAGCACCACTACAGGGAATATCAAGCACCTTAGTGTCTCGTTATTGCTAGTCATTGCTTATTCTGCCAACTTTGGTGGTATAGCTACTATAGTAGGTACACCACCAAACGTAGCTTATACGGCTTTCTTGCAAGACAAGATGGGTATGACCATACAGTTTGCCGACTGGATGAAATTGTGTGCGCCTATATCTTTACTGTTGTTGGGTATACTATATATTGTTACCACAAGATTCTTATATCCCAACCGTATAAAAGATGATGCAGCCGCAAAACAGTTGATCAACTCAGAGTTGAAGCAGTTAGGCAAGCTATCTAAAGTAGAGCGTAGGGTGTTAGTTGTTTTTATAACAACAGCACTATTATGGATAACAAAAGGTTTTATCAATAAGGCTCAGAATGTAATACAACTGAATGATGCTTTAATAGCGCTAATGGGCGGTGTGAGTATGTTCCTTATACCATCGGGCAACGCACAGACGAAGAGGTTATTAGTGTGGGAAGATACCAAGAAGATGGCTTGGGGTATCCTTATCTTGTTTGGTGGTGGTATAGCATTGGCCAACCAGCTGGAGCAAGTAGGTATTATACAAAGCCTAGGCGAGTGGATGGCAACATTTGCATCAGGTGGCATTGTCTTAGTATTCTCAGTAGCTATTATTTCTATATTCATAAGTGAGGTAATGAGTAATGTAGCGCAGGTCATTGTTTTTGCTCCTGTTATTACCAGCTTGGCTATTGCGTTGAAGATAGATCCGATACAACTTGGTATAGCCATGACACTTGGTGCTAGCTGTGCTAGTATGATGCCTATGGGGACGCCTCCTAATGCAATAGTGTTTGCTAGTGGGGAGTTGAAGCTAAAAGATATGACCACTACAGGCTTTGTGATGAACATGGTATCGGCTATACTTATTACATTATTTTGTTGGTATGCGCTGCCGCATTTAATAGCTGTATTGAATTAGTGCTTCTTGCTTATTTGTTTGCTATGAATTAATGTTAGATTGCTATATTCGTGTATTGTTATACATTCAAAACACATGCATCATGAAAAATAAACTAACACTTATAGTTCTTGTTTCCTCTTTTTTATTGGCCTCTTGTGGAGAGGCAGAACCTGAAGAAAAAGTTTCAGAACCTATAAAAGAAGAAGTAGGTTATCCATTAGATAGTGTGGCAGTTTGGGAAAAAACAGCAATTGGTGGTATCGACTTCTTGGTAGGTGCAGAGGAAGCAAAGGAGCAAGTGGCTATGTTTAAGGAGGCTTGTACCGTCTCTATTAATGATGGTAGATCAACAGCGTTGAAGTTAGGTGCTTGGCATTTTGATGGTGTTGAAACTAAATATTACATAGATAGCCTTTATGAAGTGACCTTGTATAGCGAGGTGCGCCATATAGATGGTCATGGGTATAGTAGCGAGGCTATAATGGGTGATGTTACTAGAATTGTTAGTTTATTGACAAAAAAATATGGAGCACCAAAACAGTTTCAGGTGCTTGATCAGGTAGTGCCAAAGGGAATGACTAATCGTGCTTTATATTATTGGAATTTAGGCGAAAAGAGTATTGAAGTAT
Protein-coding sequences here:
- a CDS encoding DASS family sodium-coupled anion symporter; the encoded protein is MYAKYIDRVKLFLGIVFFLFMLFANPFGLEAKAATSLAIATLMVTWWVNGALPMPVVALLPLILFPLFGIAGMKELAPSYANPIIFLFMGGFMIALAIEKWNLHKRGALSIIKLTGTSGNKIVLGFILASGLMSMWISNTATTMMMYPIALSVISVMEKHSTTTGNIKHLSVSLLLVIAYSANFGGIATIVGTPPNVAYTAFLQDKMGMTIQFADWMKLCAPISLLLLGILYIVTTRFLYPNRIKDDAAAKQLINSELKQLGKLSKVERRVLVVFITTALLWITKGFINKAQNVIQLNDALIALMGGVSMFLIPSGNAQTKRLLVWEDTKKMAWGILILFGGGIALANQLEQVGIIQSLGEWMATFASGGIVLVFSVAIISIFISEVMSNVAQVIVFAPVITSLAIALKIDPIQLGIAMTLGASCASMMPMGTPPNAIVFASGELKLKDMTTTGFVMNMVSAILITLFCWYALPHLIAVLN